A window of the Oscillatoria salina IIICB1 genome harbors these coding sequences:
- a CDS encoding bifunctional diguanylate cyclase/phosphodiesterase: MSRTSQAKSQPHKLRVYSFLAYCKRPKSYLGKIMLVAFLGTHIPLLALFFYAISATDLSNDLKIRILIVALIATLVGTAITLLALQRLLFPITLVAKTLRQYLEKNQIFQLPTKFTDEAGILMADTLYTITKLDELIRQLKNYDPLTSLPNRMLFQTRLQKAFLEAQQSQKTLALMFLNLDGFANINASLGSEQGDSLLRQVAQRLNSSVREIDLISRIGGDEFAVIHPQIESIEDLTVYAQQILNSLSSQLNLNGHNLYISASMGIAVNSEENSNPKELITQADVALRLAKQQGRNTCRFYSAQMNEKMRRRFQLERDLHSALEDNELELFYQPQIDVLSGKIIGAEALLRWRHPQHGFVSPGEFIPIAEASGLILPIGDWILHTACTQNQTWRSQGYPELCVAVNLSAKQFQQRNLSDLVANALSATGLQSHQLELEITESLLMEDVQKAIATLENLHELGLMLALDDFGTGYSSLSYLKRFPIDFLKIDRSFVRGIPSDRNDVAITRSVIALAQSLQMHVIAEGVENQAQVDYLTNQGCDRLQGYYFSRPIPANDFAQLLAKNLDRA; this comes from the coding sequence ATGAGCCGAACAAGTCAAGCCAAATCCCAACCTCATAAACTAAGAGTCTATTCTTTTTTGGCATATTGCAAGCGTCCGAAAAGCTACTTAGGGAAAATTATGTTAGTAGCGTTTTTAGGTACGCATATTCCCCTACTAGCACTTTTCTTTTATGCCATTAGTGCAACCGATCTCAGTAACGATCTCAAAATTCGTATTCTCATTGTCGCGTTAATCGCTACGCTTGTGGGGACAGCGATTACTCTTTTGGCATTGCAAAGACTACTTTTTCCCATCACGCTAGTTGCCAAAACTTTGCGTCAATATTTAGAGAAAAACCAAATCTTCCAACTGCCCACAAAATTTACCGATGAAGCAGGTATTTTAATGGCAGATACTCTCTATACTATTACTAAACTTGATGAATTGATTCGGCAGTTAAAAAACTACGATCCCCTCACCTCGCTGCCAAACCGAATGTTATTTCAAACTCGACTGCAAAAAGCATTCCTCGAAGCCCAGCAGTCACAAAAAACTTTAGCACTTATGTTTCTTAATTTAGATGGTTTTGCTAACATTAATGCTAGCTTAGGATCTGAACAGGGAGACAGCTTACTGCGTCAGGTAGCTCAACGTCTCAACAGTTCTGTGCGTGAGATTGACTTGATTTCCCGAATTGGCGGTGATGAATTTGCAGTGATTCATCCTCAGATTGAGTCAATTGAAGATTTAACTGTTTATGCTCAACAAATTCTTAACTCTCTTTCTTCACAACTTAACCTCAACGGTCATAATCTTTATATCAGTGCTAGTATGGGGATCGCAGTTAATTCTGAGGAAAATAGTAATCCTAAAGAACTGATAACTCAAGCAGATGTTGCTCTGCGTTTAGCTAAACAACAGGGACGGAATACTTGCCGCTTTTATTCTGCCCAAATGAATGAAAAAATGCGTCGCCGTTTCCAACTAGAACGAGATTTGCACTCTGCTTTGGAAGATAATGAGTTAGAACTTTTTTATCAGCCGCAAATTGATGTTTTGAGTGGCAAAATTATTGGTGCTGAGGCGTTATTACGTTGGCGACATCCTCAACACGGCTTTGTTTCTCCTGGAGAATTTATTCCCATTGCTGAAGCCAGTGGGCTAATTTTACCAATTGGCGATTGGATCTTGCATACCGCTTGCACCCAAAATCAAACTTGGCGATCGCAGGGTTATCCTGAGTTATGTGTTGCAGTCAATCTTTCTGCAAAACAGTTTCAGCAACGGAATTTGAGCGATCTAGTAGCTAATGCTTTGTCAGCTACAGGTTTACAATCTCATCAATTAGAATTGGAAATTACCGAAAGCTTATTGATGGAGGATGTACAAAAGGCGATCGCTACTCTCGAAAATTTACACGAACTAGGATTGATGTTGGCTTTGGATGACTTTGGTACAGGCTACTCTTCTCTCAGTTATCTCAAACGCTTTCCGATTGATTTTCTCAAAATTGACCGCTCTTTTGTCAGAGGAATTCCTAGCGATCGCAATGATGTTGCTATTACTCGTTCGGTGATTGCTCTAGCCCAAAGTCTGCAAATGCACGTCATTGCTGAAGGTGTAGAAAACCAAGCCCAAGTTGATTATCTCACAAACCAAGGTTGCGATCGGCTACAAGGTTATTATTTTAGCCGTCCTATCCCAGCCAATGATTTTGCTCAATTATTAGCCAAAAATCTCGATCGAGCTTGA